CACCGAGGCGGGCGAGCTGACCCTCTTCATCAATGAGAGCCAGGTTGCCTTCCTCGAAGACATGATGTGGCAGCGTGGCTATCTCGATACGGCGCAGATGGCCGGTGCATTCGCGCTGCTGCGCTCCAACGATCTGATCTGGTCGCGGCTGTCGCGCGATTATCTGATGGGAGAGGCGGCGCCGCCGAGCGACCTGATGGCCTGGAACGCCGACGCCACACGGCTACCTTATCGCATGCATTCGGAATATCTGCGCAAGCTGTTCCTCGATAATGATCTCGCCGAGGGCCGCTATCGCGTCGACGGCAGGAGCATTTCACTCTCTGACATCCACGCGCCGTTGTTCGTGGTCGGCACGCTCGCCGATCACGTGGCGCCGTGGCGATCCGTGCACAAGGTTCACTATCAGGTCGATGCCGACGTGACGTTCCTGCTGACCAGCGGTGGACATAACGCCGGCGTCGTCGCGCCCCCGGACGAGCTCGGGCACAGCTATCAGGTCATGACCAAGCCTGCCGATGGGCCTTATGTCGATCCAGAAGAGTGGTTGAAGCTGGCACGGCATGTCGAGGCCTCGTGGTGGCCGGAATGGGCGCAATGGCTGGCGGCGCGCTCGGGCGAGCCCTGCGCCCCGCCCCAGATCGGGGGCGATCTACCCGACGCGCCGGGCCAATACGTCCACACCTAGAGCATGATCCGGACCCGAAGGGCCGCGTTAGCGCAAAGTGCGTAGCGGTTTTCCGAACAGATCATGCTCAAACAACAACCTAAAGCGCGATGACGATTCGTCCCAATCTCATCGCGCTTTAATCCTCAGGCTCGGCATTCGGCGCGAGGTCGGAGGAGCGGAACGGCTTGGCCTTGTCCAGTTTGCGGTAGGCTTGCGCGGCGGTCCGCAGCAGCTTCTTTTCCCGCTTGCGGTTGAGGAAGCGGATGTGGGCCTCGGGGACGGCCTCGTTCAAGGATGCTGCGAGCGTCTGCCCTCGCGCATCGTCGTTCAGTTGTCCGAGGGACCGTTGCGCCTTGCGCAATTGCTTGAGGATCGACTTCTGCTTCGTCAGCGATTCCTCGGCAAAAAGATCCTGGAGCGATTCGATCGAATAGGTCAGTCGCTTGTTGAGAAGCCGCAGCTTGTGCCGCTTCTCGACGTCGAGCTTGCGGAGTTTGCGCGCTTTCTTGAGCAGCGTCTTTTCCCACTCCGTCAGTTTCGCCGTGGCATGGTCGGCGAGCAAGCAGCGGCGCAGCCTGATGGCCTCCTTGCTGCGCCGGGTCGACCAGGGGCCGCTCTTGATCCAGGCCGAGGTCTGCTCGACGAGGCGGCGATACCGTGCCGATTGCAGTGCGCGTGCCAGCAGGCGGTGGCTCTCGGCGCGCTTCTCGTCCCAGAGCTGGAGCTCGGCGATCACGGCGAGCTCCTCGCCGCTCTCGGCGACGACGCGCTCGATCGCCACGTCGAGGTCCCGCACCATGCCGAGCTGGCTGTGCAGCCATTTCAGCTCGGTCCAGACATTCGGCCGCAAGGCGTCGTCGACCATGGGCGCGAAAAAGCGGATCGCGGTGCGCAGATGCGTCAGTGCGCTCCGGATCTGATGCAGCGCCTCCGGATCGCCGCGGCATGTGCCCTCATGCTGGGCGAGGACGGCATCGAGGTGACGGCGGGCAATGATCCGGAATGCGGTGTCGCAGGCCATGCCGGGGCTGAGGCGGCCGGGCAGGTCGCCACGTCGCGCCGCGGGCTTGGCGCGCGCGGCCGCCGTCGAACTCCTGGTGGGTCGCGCCATCTTAGCCCGCGCCAATCAGATTGCCCTATTTGCCCTCAGCGATCGCGTCGCGGCAGCGCTCCAGCGTCTGCGCTTGTGTCCCGGATGCATCGATGGTCGCCCAACCGACATGGCCGATATTATAGTGCTCTTGCAGCGCGGCAACCTCTTGCGTGGCGTCGGAAGCGTCGGCTTGACGGCCGCCGATTCGCGCCTGGCGGGTGGCGAGGTCTGCGACCAGGAATAATCCATTGAGAGGCACGCCGCAGGCGCGGGCCAGGGCGGCCAAATCGTCCCGTTCGGATTCGCGCGCAAAGACAGCATCGACAATGGCAGAATGGCCTTGCGCCAGCACCTGCCGGGCGCGCTGCATCAGCACCTCGTAGACGCGCGCCGTCACCTCAGGGCCATACGCGGAGGGCGGCAGCCGGTCGGTATGCCCGACCTGAAACAATTGCTTGCGAATGACGTCGCTGCGCAGCACGACAGCGCCCGGCTCGGGCGCCAGGGTGGGGGCCAGTGCGCGGGCGAGGACGGACTTGCCGGTGCCCGACAGTCCGCCAACGGCGATCAGGCGAGGGGCGGGCGGGTGGATCAACGTCCGGGCAAGGTCGAAATAACGGCGCGCTTCGTCGAGAATTCCGGTCCGCTCGGCATCTGGCCGCTTCAGCCGCGCCAGCGCCACCTGCGCACGGATCGCCGCGCGGATGGACATGAACAGCGGCAGCGCGGCCAGGGCGTCGAGCGTTTCGACGGGCGCCATCGTCAGATACTGGTTCAGCACGGCGTTGGCCGCGTTCGTCTGGCCGTAGCGCAGCAGGTCCATCAGCGTGAACGCGAGATCGTAGAGCACATCCACGGTTGCCATCTGCGCATCGAACTCGATCGCGTCGAACAGGACGGGCCGGCCGTCGATCAGCACGATATTGGCCAAGTGCAGGTCGCCATGACAGCGGCGCACGAAGCCACGGCGGCCACGCTCCTCGAGCGTGGCGCGCCGGCGCAGGAAGGCTTCATGGGAGGCCTTGCCAAGCTGCTCGATCGCCGCCGCCTCGAGATGGTCGCCGGCGCGCAGCCCGGTGCTGTTGCCGTCGATCAGGTGGGGAATCGAAGTGATCCACGTAGCTCCATCCGCAATCGTGGCTTGGGCATGCGAGCCCGCGATCGCGTCCGCGATGGCCACGGCTAGCTCCACATCCAGCGGACCCGCCATCGCCAGATGATCCAGGGTGCGGCTTTCGTCGAAGCGGGCCATGTCGACCGCATACTCGATCGGCCGGCCGCTGCCGCCGACCTGCACCGATCCGTCCGGCTCCTGTGTGATCGCCACGACACGGTGATAGATTTGCGGGGCGAGCGGCCGGTTGATCCTGATCTCCTCCTCGCAGGCCGCCTTGCGCTTTTCGAGCGTCGAGTAGTCGAGAAACGGAAATTTGACCGCCCGCTTGATCTTCAGCGCGCGTGTCCGGTCGAGAAACACCGAAGCGGCATGGGTGTCGATCCGTTTCACGCCGGGACGCGCGCCGAGCGCCCGGAAGACCCGTTCCTGGGTAGCAGAATCATCCGTCATCTCTGCGGGCATGTCCCGATAGGTCGGCGAGCGCTGAGGCGCCAAGCTACCCCTTAGAGCCGGATCGCGGCCAGTCCTTGACATCAATCAAGGCCCGCCGCCGGCGGCTGGTTCCTGCCTTGAGAAGGATCAAGGATCCCGACGAAAGGCAGCGTATCCTAACCGGCAAGGAGAATCCCGATGCCCATCAAGGATGTCTTTCTGCCACTTGTCGGCCAGCCGCGCGGGCCTCGCCTCGCAGCGATCGAGAAATGCGTGGCGGTGACCGCGGACCTCGGCGCCAGGATCACCGCGCTCGCGCTTGAGGACGAAGTTTTCGTGCGGCCGAAGGTCATACCCCCCGGCGATCCGGAGCCCGCGGAGGCCGGCGGTGCGAGCGTATCAAGCGACACGCAGCAACTCCTGAATGTCTTCAGCGGTGCAGCCGCGCGAGCCAACATTCGCGCCCAGAGCCGATCGGCCAAGGTGCCGGCAGATCAACTCGCCTTGATCCTGGCCGAGCATGCGCGCTTCAGCGACCTCACCCTGGTCCCCGTAAAGCCGCATGACAGCGGGACGGAGCACATGATTGAAGCGCTCCTGTTCGAATCGGGCCGGCCGCTGCTGCTCTGCCCGGAACAGCACGTGGACGAGCTGCGACCGGAATTCGAGAATGTCATGATTGCCTGGGATCACTCCGCCCGTGCCGCACGCGCCGTCGGCGATGCGTTGCCCATCCTTCAGGCCGCGGCGTCCGTACAGGTGCTCACGGTGACGGACGACAAGACCGAGGCGATCACCCGATCCGGCATGAGTCTCGTCGATCATCTCAGGGAACATGGGATCCAGGCCTCGTTCGAAACGACGGAGGGCGGCGGCAGCTCGATCGGCAAGGTGCTCGGAAGCTGGGCGAATTCCCATGCCATCGACGCTATCGTGATGGGCGCCTATCATCATTCGCGCCTGAACGAGATCGTCTGGGGCGGTGTGACAAAGACCGTCATCGGCGAGCCACCATGCTGGGTTATGATATCGCACTAGAGCATGATCCGGACCCGGAGGGCCGCGTTAGCGCAAAGTGCGCAGCGGTTTTCCGAAAAGATCATGCTCAAACAATAACCTAAAGCGCGATGACGATTCGTCGCAATCTCATCGCGCTTTAGGCGTGCGACCAATCTTTCGACCTCACCTTCAACCATCGGAACCACCACCGGCCGGGCGCATTTGCTGTCATGTCCACCTATCGCCTGAAGAATCTGCTGTCGCCACGTTCGGTCGCGCTGGTCGGTGCGAGCGCCCGCCCGGTCTCGGTGGGGCGCGCCGTTCTGGAGAACATCCGCAAGGCGGAATTCAAGGGGCAGTTCGGCCTCGTCAATCCGCGCCATGCCGAGATCGCTGGCATTGCAGCGGTGAAGAATCTGGACAAGCTGCCTTTCGTCCCCGAGCTCGTGGTGATCACCGCGCCGGCGCGCGAGGTTCCCGGCATTATCGACCAGGCGGGACGTCGCGGTTCGGCGGGCGCGCTGATCGTCTCGGCCGGGCTCGGTCATGGACCGGGATCGCTGCAACAGGAAGCCATCGCCGAGGCCCGTAAATACGGCATGCGGCTGATCGGGCCGAACTGTCTCGGCATCATGATGCCCGCCGTGAGCCTCAATGCCAGCTTCGCCGCGCACATGCCGGGGGCGGGAAATCTCGCGCTGATCTCGCAATCGGGCGCCATCGCGGCCGGCATGGTCGATTGGGCCGCGCAGCGCGGCGTCGGCTTCTCCGGCATCGTGACGATCGGCGATCAGATCGACGTCGATATTGCCGACCTGCTCGATCATTTCGCGATGGATCACAAGACCCGCGCGATCCTGCTCTACATCGAGGCCATCAAGGATGCCCGTAAGTTCATGTCGGCGGCGCGCGCCGCGGCACGGGTGAAGCCTGTCGTCGTGGTGAAGTCCGGCCGCATGGCGCAGGGGGCGAAAGCCGCGGCCACCCATACCGGCGCGCTCGCCGGCGCCGACGCCGTTTATGACGCGGCGTTCCGCCGCGCTGGCGTGCTGCGGGTCTCCGATCTGCGCGAGCTGTTCGATTGTGCCGAAACGCTCGGCCGCGTCGAATCGCCGGCCGGAAAGCGCCTTGCCATCCTAACCAATGGCGGCGGCATCGG
This is a stretch of genomic DNA from Bradyrhizobium sp. CB2312. It encodes these proteins:
- a CDS encoding universal stress protein, which codes for MPIKDVFLPLVGQPRGPRLAAIEKCVAVTADLGARITALALEDEVFVRPKVIPPGDPEPAEAGGASVSSDTQQLLNVFSGAAARANIRAQSRSAKVPADQLALILAEHARFSDLTLVPVKPHDSGTEHMIEALLFESGRPLLLCPEQHVDELRPEFENVMIAWDHSARAARAVGDALPILQAAASVQVLTVTDDKTEAITRSGMSLVDHLREHGIQASFETTEGGGSSIGKVLGSWANSHAIDAIVMGAYHHSRLNEIVWGGVTKTVIGEPPCWVMISH
- a CDS encoding bifunctional aminoglycoside phosphotransferase/ATP-binding protein, whose protein sequence is MTDDSATQERVFRALGARPGVKRIDTHAASVFLDRTRALKIKRAVKFPFLDYSTLEKRKAACEEEIRINRPLAPQIYHRVVAITQEPDGSVQVGGSGRPIEYAVDMARFDESRTLDHLAMAGPLDVELAVAIADAIAGSHAQATIADGATWITSIPHLIDGNSTGLRAGDHLEAAAIEQLGKASHEAFLRRRATLEERGRRGFVRRCHGDLHLANIVLIDGRPVLFDAIEFDAQMATVDVLYDLAFTLMDLLRYGQTNAANAVLNQYLTMAPVETLDALAALPLFMSIRAAIRAQVALARLKRPDAERTGILDEARRYFDLARTLIHPPAPRLIAVGGLSGTGKSVLARALAPTLAPEPGAVVLRSDVIRKQLFQVGHTDRLPPSAYGPEVTARVYEVLMQRARQVLAQGHSAIVDAVFARESERDDLAALARACGVPLNGLFLVADLATRQARIGGRQADASDATQEVAALQEHYNIGHVGWATIDASGTQAQTLERCRDAIAEGK
- a CDS encoding CHAD domain-containing protein, which encodes MARPTRSSTAAARAKPAARRGDLPGRLSPGMACDTAFRIIARRHLDAVLAQHEGTCRGDPEALHQIRSALTHLRTAIRFFAPMVDDALRPNVWTELKWLHSQLGMVRDLDVAIERVVAESGEELAVIAELQLWDEKRAESHRLLARALQSARYRRLVEQTSAWIKSGPWSTRRSKEAIRLRRCLLADHATAKLTEWEKTLLKKARKLRKLDVEKRHKLRLLNKRLTYSIESLQDLFAEESLTKQKSILKQLRKAQRSLGQLNDDARGQTLAASLNEAVPEAHIRFLNRKREKKLLRTAAQAYRKLDKAKPFRSSDLAPNAEPED